The following coding sequences are from one Blastocatellia bacterium window:
- a CDS encoding efflux RND transporter periplasmic adaptor subunit, producing MMAMSLLAGVCVTTMACKGNHPASAQQNRASAGTQEARVVRTVRVAETKLERTLTVIGSLAAYDQATLSVKVPGRLSMISVDLGSAVRRGEVIAQVEPRDYQLQVQRSEAALAQARTRLGLPPEGPDETVDPEQTGTVRQARALLEEATANRDRAVTLFKQGVLAQSQMDAAEANYKVALSRYQDAVEEIHNRQAVLAQRRSELEIARQQLQDTVVIAPFDGVVQERRASIGEYLAAGSPIVTLVRMNPLRLRAEVPERDAANVRIGQLVRVTVEGDPTTYTGYIKRLSPTIIQQNRMLVVEAEVQNNGTLRPGSFARVQIVTQDQTPALTVPNSAIVTFAGIEKVIAVQDGKAVEKPVTTGRRTAEQTEITAGLRVGEVIVVEPGNLQSGQPVRVQE from the coding sequence ATGATGGCGATGAGTCTGCTTGCCGGCGTGTGTGTAACGACCATGGCGTGCAAGGGCAATCATCCAGCGTCAGCGCAACAGAATCGGGCTTCGGCCGGCACACAGGAGGCCAGAGTCGTCCGAACGGTGCGTGTCGCTGAGACGAAGCTGGAGCGCACGCTGACGGTAATTGGTTCGCTGGCCGCCTACGATCAGGCGACGCTCAGTGTCAAGGTGCCAGGTCGGTTGAGTATGATCTCGGTTGATCTAGGCAGCGCCGTGCGGCGTGGAGAAGTGATTGCGCAGGTTGAGCCGCGCGATTATCAGCTCCAGGTGCAACGCAGCGAAGCGGCGTTGGCGCAGGCGCGCACGCGCCTGGGACTACCGCCAGAAGGACCCGATGAAACAGTGGACCCTGAACAAACCGGCACGGTCAGACAAGCGCGCGCGTTGCTGGAGGAAGCCACCGCCAATCGCGACCGCGCTGTGACGTTATTCAAACAAGGCGTGCTGGCACAGTCTCAGATGGATGCTGCCGAAGCGAATTACAAAGTCGCGCTCAGTCGTTATCAGGATGCGGTCGAAGAAATTCATAATCGTCAGGCGGTGCTGGCGCAGCGTCGTTCAGAGTTGGAGATCGCGCGGCAACAACTCCAGGACACAGTCGTCATCGCGCCGTTCGACGGCGTTGTGCAAGAGCGTCGCGCCAGCATCGGCGAATATCTGGCGGCCGGCTCGCCGATTGTCACGCTGGTGCGCATGAACCCATTGCGGCTGCGCGCTGAGGTGCCGGAGCGCGACGCAGCCAACGTGCGCATCGGACAACTGGTGCGCGTGACGGTGGAAGGCGATCCGACGACTTATACCGGCTACATTAAGCGACTGAGTCCGACGATCATCCAGCAGAACCGGATGCTGGTGGTCGAAGCAGAAGTGCAGAATAACGGGACGTTGCGGCCGGGCTCGTTCGCTCGCGTGCAGATTGTCACCCAAGACCAGACGCCGGCTCTGACCGTGCCTAACAGCGCGATTGTCACGTTTGCCGGTATTGAAAAAGTGATTGCTGTGCAGGATGGCAAAGCCGTTGAAAAGCCTGTAACGACCGGGCGACGTACAGCGGAACAAACTGAGATCACAGCCGGCTTGCGTGTCGGCGAGGTGATTGTTGTCGAACCTGGCAATCTGCAATCGGGGCAGCCTGTCCGTGTGCAGGAATGA